In the Mesorhizobium loti genome, CTATTATTTCTATTCGGGTCCCTATTCCGACGACATATTGAAAGTGCTGGATTCCTCGGAAAAAACCATCATTCACATTCCGAACGTCAATGCGCGTGAAAGCACCAAGGATAAGATCCGCGAGGTTGAGCACATCATTGAGGAGTTGGGCGACTGGCGGGGAACGGATCCAGCAACCGGTTTCCAGCTGGTAGCGACGCCAGAGGGCCGCGTGCTGCGGATCGCCGACCTGGTCGACGACGACCCCACCAAACGGGACCGCGTTTCCGCTGCTTTGAAGGATCCGGCGCAGAAGAACAACCGGGACCATGTGGACATCATCATCGCCCTTGGGATGGCGAAAGAAGGGTTTGACTGGATTTGGTGCGAGCACGCGCTGACGGTCGGCTATCGGTCGAGCCTGACGGAGATTGTCCAGATCATCGGCCGCGCGACACGCGACGCCCCCGGCAAGACCCGTACCCGCTTCACCAATCTGATCGCAGAACCTGATGCCTCCGAGCAGGCCGTGACCGAGGCCGTCAACGATACGCTCAAGGCCATCGCGGCAAGCCTGCTCATGGAGCAGGTGCTAGCCCCGCGTTTCTCGTTCACGCCCAAGACGCCTGCCAGTGGGCCGGCCGAGGGGTTTGACTATGGCGAGAAAGGCTATGATCCCGGTCAATGTAACGTCGGGTTTGACCGCCAGAACGGGCAGTTCCAGATCGAAATCAAGGGTCTGGTCGAACCGAAAAGCAAGGAGGCGACCCGAATCTGCAAGGAAGACCTGAACGAGGTCATTGCCTCCTTCGTCCAGGATAAGACCACAATCGAGCGGGGCCTGTTCGATGCCGAGCTGGTGCCCGAGGAGCTCACGCAGCTCCGTATGGGCAAGATCATCAAGGACAAATACCCCGAACTTGATGCCGAGGACCAGGAGGCCGTCCGTCAGCACGCCGTGGCCGCTCTTGCTCTGACGCAGAAGGCCAAAGAAATCGCCTTGAGTGCAGCCGAGCCCGCCGCCGCCGGAAACACCGCCTTCATCCAGGGTGTTCGGCAATTCGCGATGGACGTGCGCGAGCTCGACATCGACATGATTGACCGCATCAACCCGTTCAGCGAGGCTTATTCGATCCTGGCCAAGACGATGAGCGAGGAAAGCCTCAAGCAGGTTGCGGCCGTCATAGCCGCCAAGCGGGTCAACCTGTCGCTCGAGGAAGCGCGGGAGCTGGCCAGGCGAGCCCTGGCGTTCAAGCATGAGCGCGGTCGCCTGCCGTCGATCACGTCGGCCGACGCGTGGGAAAAGCGCATGGCCGAAGGCGTCGCCTTTCTCGCGCGCAAGGCCAAAGAGGCGGCGCAATGACGGCCCTTTCCGACCTTGAATTGTTGGACGCGCTCGGCGTCGACATCGAGCAGGACAAGGCCTCCGCCCGGTCTGCCCGCGACGAACGCATCATCGCGGGGTTTGAGGAGATCCAGCGTTTCGTAGAGCAGCACGGCCGCAGTCCGCAGCATGGCGAGGGCGGCGATATTTTCGAGAGAATCTATGCTGTGCGCCTCGATCGCCTGCGCGCTCTGGAAGACTGCCGCGTTCTTTTGGAACCTCTCGACCGCCAGAGGCTGTTGTCTGCCCCTTCAGGGCATCAAGCTGCCATAGCACCCGAGGATGACCACGAATTGCTGGCCCAGCTGGGTGTAAACCTCGGAGCAATAGACGACCTCACGGACTTGCAACACGTCCGATCGACGGCCGACCGGCGAGCTGCCGAAGACATTGCCAACCGGGAGCTTTGCAAGGATTTCGAGACGTTTAAGCCCCTGTTCGAGCAGGTGCAGAAGGACCTGGAAACAGGGCTCCGGCAGACGAAGCCGTTTGCAATGAAGGCCGAAATCCAGCCCGGCCACTTGTTCATCGTCGGTGGCCAGAAGGCCTATGTTGCTGAAATGGGGGAGATATTCTCGAACGCCCAAGGTCGCACCGATGCGCGTCTGCGCGTCATTTTCGACAACGGTACGGAAAGCAACCTGCTGATGCGCTCGCTGCAGCGAGCCCTCCATAAAGACGATGCTGGCCGGCGCATCTCCGATCCCGTCGCTGGGCCGTTGTTCACCCAGGAAAGCGAGGACGGGGACGAGGCGAGCGGAACGATCTATGTGCTTCGCAGTCAATCCAATGATCCCGCGGTCGTTGCAAACCGTGAAATTCTGCACAAGATCGGAGTGACCGGGGGTAGTGTTGAGCGCCGCATCGCCAATGCACGGCTCGACCCGACCTTCCTCATGGCTGATGTCGAGATAGTCGCCACCTATGAGCTCTTCAACATTTCTCGCGCCCGGCTGGAAAACGTCATCCATCGGATCTTCGGCGCTGCCCGCCTGGATATCGAAATAAAGGACCGCTTCGGCAATCCTATCATCCCGCGAGAATGGTTCCTGGTGCCTCGCTTCGTCATCGACGAAGCCATCGAGAAAATCAGAGACGGCACGATCGCCGGCTACGCATACGACCCGAAGACCGGCACCCTTCGAAAATCATAAATCTCTAGACTGTGAGGGTCGTCCCAAAGCACTCTTTGCCGGATCTCCGATCCAGTGGCGGCAACGGCGCGGCGATCGGACCGCCGTGCGCTACCTATTCATTGGGAACGGCGGCTGCCGGCACAAAGCGGTCTTGGTCGACGAAGTTTGAGCGGAATTCGCCGTCTTTTACTACTCGGTGGACAGAATTGCCAAAGGTAGGGTGCTTTTAGTACGAACAACTTGTCAAAGCCCAGTCTAAACTACAGAGTGTGCTTTCGGGGGGAGTGCAAGCGTCGATGTTGTCAAAAGGTTCTGACTGGCTGCGGTGGGAGCCGCATATCCATGCACCGGGTACTGTGCTGGAGGATCGCTACCCTGCAGACGGGTGGGAAGCCTACATCACAGCGCTCGAAAATGCCTCACCGGCAATGCGGGCAATCGGCATTACGGACTATTGCGTTACCTCGTCGTACGAGCGCGTCAAAGCGGCAAAAGACGAGGGCCGCCTGAAGCAGTGCGAGTTCCTGTTTCCCAACGTTGAACTCAGGTTGGAGATGGGCACCGTAAAAGGCCATTTCGTGAATATCCATCTTTTGGCCAAGCCGGAAGATCCCACGCACGTTGAAGAGCTGAACCGATTTCTTCGGCACCTCAAGTTTTCGACCGCCGAAGACGCATTTTGCTGTTCGCCAGAAGACCTGATCAGGCTGGGCAAGCGGACGGATCGAACAATTACCGACGACAAAGCGGCGTTGCGTCTCGGTGTGACGCAGTTCAAGGTTTCTCGGAGCGCGCTCCAAGATGCGTTCAGGAGCATGGAGTGGGCAAGGAACAACATTATTATTGCCGTGTCGGGCAACGCCGATGGAACCTCCGGCGTCCGGGACGGGGCAGACCGCGTGGTCAGGGAAGAGATCGAAAAGATCGCCCATCTGATCTTTGCCAGCAGCACCAAACAGCGAGATTTCTGGCTCGGCCAAGGTCCAGTAGCGACTCCGCAGGAGATCCTTGAGAGTTACGGTGGCCTGAAACCTTGCCTGTGGGG is a window encoding:
- a CDS encoding DEAD/DEAH box helicase-like, whose protein sequence is MNSEVKSVPSISVSYAHTGNSAKANEFGMRPMQERAYEKRGEQYLLIKSPPASGKSRALMFIALDKLRNQGLKQAIIVVPEKSIGSSFNDEPLTKYGFWADWTVAPRWNLCNAPGADGGKINALGAFLVSSDKVLVCTHATFRFAVDKFGIEAFDDRLIAVDEFHHVSVHPDNKLGLHLGQFIARDRVHIVAMTGSYFRGDADAVLSPEDESKFDTVTYTYYEQLNGYQYLKELDIGYYFYSGPYSDDILKVLDSSEKTIIHIPNVNARESTKDKIREVEHIIEELGDWRGTDPATGFQLVATPEGRVLRIADLVDDDPTKRDRVSAALKDPAQKNNRDHVDIIIALGMAKEGFDWIWCEHALTVGYRSSLTEIVQIIGRATRDAPGKTRTRFTNLIAEPDASEQAVTEAVNDTLKAIAASLLMEQVLAPRFSFTPKTPASGPAEGFDYGEKGYDPGQCNVGFDRQNGQFQIEIKGLVEPKSKEATRICKEDLNEVIASFVQDKTTIERGLFDAELVPEELTQLRMGKIIKDKYPELDAEDQEAVRQHAVAALALTQKAKEIALSAAEPAAAGNTAFIQGVRQFAMDVRELDIDMIDRINPFSEAYSILAKTMSEESLKQVAAVIAAKRVNLSLEEARELARRALAFKHERGRLPSITSADAWEKRMAEGVAFLARKAKEAAQ
- a CDS encoding Sea11 protein, with product MTALSDLELLDALGVDIEQDKASARSARDERIIAGFEEIQRFVEQHGRSPQHGEGGDIFERIYAVRLDRLRALEDCRVLLEPLDRQRLLSAPSGHQAAIAPEDDHELLAQLGVNLGAIDDLTDLQHVRSTADRRAAEDIANRELCKDFETFKPLFEQVQKDLETGLRQTKPFAMKAEIQPGHLFIVGGQKAYVAEMGEIFSNAQGRTDARLRVIFDNGTESNLLMRSLQRALHKDDAGRRISDPVAGPLFTQESEDGDEASGTIYVLRSQSNDPAVVANREILHKIGVTGGSVERRIANARLDPTFLMADVEIVATYELFNISRARLENVIHRIFGAARLDIEIKDRFGNPIIPREWFLVPRFVIDEAIEKIRDGTIAGYAYDPKTGTLRKS